The following proteins are co-located in the Clavibacter capsici genome:
- the ftsW gene encoding putative lipid II flippase FtsW: MTLPPRTTRIPRAADAPGPRGPRTQPPAEDAQEGTQRRGLAARIHLGRAFHAESGSYFLLLGTTLFLVVFGLVMVLSSSSIDSFVAGGGFFGIFLKQGMFALIGVPLMLLVSLVPPMFWKRWAWVLLLAASAVQLLVFGPMGVKVGENIGWIRIAGTTFQPAELIKVGLVIWLAFILARKRHLLRTWPHILIPVLPVAGGSVGLVALGGDLGTVIIMASIVLGALFFAGIPIGKLTLMLTIGSVLAVLMTVISDSRMRRVTEFLTGQCDYAGGCWQSTHGLYALAAGGVFGVGLGNSKAKWMWLPEADNDYIFAIIGEELGLIGAIVVILLFVVLAIGFIRVIRANTDTFARVATGAVMTWIIVQAFVNIAVVLNLLPVLGVPLPFVSSGGSSLVTTLVAMGIVLGFARRPTTEESPDVIPAVIGMRS, from the coding sequence ATGACACTGCCCCCGAGAACGACGCGGATCCCTCGCGCGGCTGACGCGCCGGGCCCCCGCGGCCCGCGCACCCAGCCTCCCGCCGAGGACGCGCAGGAGGGGACGCAGCGTCGCGGCCTCGCCGCCCGGATCCACCTCGGTCGCGCCTTCCACGCGGAGAGCGGCTCCTACTTCCTGCTCCTCGGCACGACGCTGTTCCTGGTGGTCTTCGGCCTCGTGATGGTGCTGTCGTCCTCGAGCATCGACTCGTTCGTCGCCGGCGGAGGCTTCTTCGGCATCTTCCTCAAGCAGGGCATGTTCGCGCTCATCGGCGTGCCGCTCATGCTGCTCGTCTCGCTCGTCCCGCCCATGTTCTGGAAGCGCTGGGCGTGGGTCCTCCTGCTCGCGGCCTCCGCCGTGCAGCTGCTCGTCTTCGGCCCCATGGGCGTGAAGGTGGGCGAGAACATCGGCTGGATCCGCATCGCCGGCACCACCTTCCAGCCCGCCGAGCTCATCAAGGTGGGCCTCGTGATCTGGCTGGCGTTCATCCTCGCGAGGAAGCGCCACCTGCTGCGCACCTGGCCGCACATCCTCATCCCCGTGCTGCCCGTCGCGGGCGGCTCGGTCGGGCTCGTGGCGCTCGGCGGCGACCTCGGGACCGTGATCATCATGGCGAGCATCGTGCTCGGCGCCCTCTTCTTCGCGGGCATCCCGATCGGCAAGCTCACGCTCATGCTCACCATCGGCTCCGTGCTCGCGGTCCTCATGACCGTCATCAGCGACAGCCGCATGCGTCGCGTCACCGAGTTCCTCACCGGGCAGTGCGACTACGCGGGCGGCTGCTGGCAGTCCACGCACGGCCTCTACGCGCTGGCGGCCGGCGGGGTCTTCGGCGTCGGGCTCGGCAACTCGAAGGCCAAGTGGATGTGGCTGCCCGAGGCCGACAACGACTACATCTTCGCCATCATCGGCGAGGAGCTCGGCCTCATCGGCGCGATCGTCGTGATCCTGCTCTTCGTGGTGCTCGCGATCGGCTTCATCCGCGTGATCCGCGCCAACACCGACACGTTCGCGCGCGTCGCCACCGGCGCCGTCATGACCTGGATCATCGTGCAGGCCTTCGTCAACATCGCCGTCGTGCTCAACCTGCTGCCGGTGCTCGGGGTGCCCTTGCCGTTCGTGTCGTCGGGTGGCTCGTCGCTCGTGACCACGCTCGTGGCGATGGGCATCGTGCTCGGCTTCGCCCGGCGTCCCACGACCGAGGAGTCGCCGGACGTCATCCCGGCCGTCATCGGGATGCGCTCGTGA
- a CDS encoding UDP-N-acetylmuramoyl-tripeptide--D-alanyl-D-alanine ligase, which yields MIALTLAEIAEAVDGRLLLRGDATAQTVVDGAVDTDSRLIAPGGIFVAKPGEETDGHLFAPKAVEAGAALLLVERELDLPVPQVLVPDVVDALGRLAHEVVARVRALGDLRMVAVTGSNGKTTTKNLLHAILETQGETVSPVASFNNEVGAPLTMLKVTRTTRFLVAEMGASGLGEITRLIRMAKPDVGIVLTVGLAHAGGFGGIEQTLVTKTEMVKDLLPEDTAVLNADDPRVSSMSDKTRAPVLWFGRDARAAVRATDVQASAAGTTFTLHLPDGSTRPVSFRVLGEHHVTNALAAAAGAWALGVDGDAIVSALQTVQRAERWRMEVLGGNGVTVINDAYNASPDSMAAALRTLAQIRGPEQRTVAVLGEMSELGEFSEEEHDRVGLLAVRLNIGQLVVVGRPARRLHLEAIAQGSWDGESIFAEDAAEAREILDRILRDGDLVLVKSSNSAGLRFLGDELGEKYSW from the coding sequence ATGATCGCCCTCACCCTCGCCGAGATCGCCGAGGCGGTCGACGGCCGCCTCCTGCTGCGCGGCGACGCCACCGCGCAGACCGTCGTCGACGGCGCGGTCGACACCGACAGCCGCCTCATCGCGCCCGGCGGGATCTTCGTCGCCAAGCCCGGCGAGGAGACCGACGGGCACCTGTTCGCGCCGAAGGCCGTCGAGGCGGGCGCCGCCCTGCTCCTCGTCGAGCGCGAGCTCGACCTCCCGGTGCCGCAGGTGCTCGTGCCCGACGTGGTGGATGCGCTCGGCCGGCTGGCGCACGAGGTCGTGGCCCGGGTGCGCGCGCTCGGCGACCTGCGCATGGTCGCGGTCACCGGATCCAACGGCAAGACCACCACCAAGAACCTGCTGCACGCGATCCTCGAGACGCAGGGCGAGACGGTCTCGCCCGTCGCGTCGTTCAACAACGAGGTCGGCGCGCCGCTCACCATGCTCAAGGTCACGCGCACGACGCGCTTCCTCGTGGCCGAGATGGGCGCGAGCGGGCTCGGCGAGATCACGCGGCTCATCCGCATGGCGAAGCCGGACGTGGGCATCGTCCTCACCGTGGGCCTCGCGCACGCGGGCGGCTTCGGCGGCATCGAGCAGACGCTCGTCACCAAGACCGAGATGGTCAAGGACCTCCTGCCCGAGGACACGGCCGTGCTCAACGCCGACGACCCGCGGGTCTCGTCCATGAGCGACAAGACCCGGGCGCCCGTGCTCTGGTTCGGCCGGGACGCGCGCGCGGCCGTCCGCGCGACCGACGTCCAGGCGTCCGCCGCGGGCACGACCTTCACGCTGCACCTGCCCGACGGATCCACCCGTCCTGTCTCCTTCCGCGTGCTCGGCGAGCACCACGTCACGAACGCGCTGGCCGCGGCGGCGGGCGCCTGGGCGCTCGGCGTCGACGGCGACGCCATCGTCTCCGCCCTGCAGACCGTGCAGCGCGCCGAGCGCTGGCGCATGGAGGTGCTCGGCGGCAACGGCGTCACCGTCATCAACGACGCCTACAACGCGAGCCCCGACTCCATGGCGGCCGCCCTCCGCACGCTCGCGCAGATCCGCGGCCCGGAGCAGCGCACGGTCGCGGTCCTCGGCGAGATGAGCGAGCTCGGCGAGTTCTCGGAGGAGGAGCACGACCGCGTGGGCCTCCTCGCGGTGCGCCTCAACATCGGCCAGCTCGTGGTGGTCGGCCGGCCCGCGCGCCGCCTGCACCTGGAGGCGATCGCGCAGGGCTCCTGGGACGGCGAGTCGATCTTCGCCGAGGACGCCGCCGAGGCCCGCGAGATCCTCGACCGGATCCTCCGCGACGGCGACCTCGTGCTCGTCAAGTCGTCCAACTCCGCGGGGCTCCGCTTCCTCGGCGACGAGCTGGGGGAGAAGTACTCGTGGTAG
- the murC gene encoding UDP-N-acetylmuramate--L-alanine ligase codes for MIAPDLTMDIPTELGRVHFVGIGGSGMSGIARLFLAAGHRVTGSDSRDSDAVQALRELGAEIHVGHDAAHVGDAEALVVTGALWQDNPEYVLAKERGLPILHRSQALAWLISGQRLVAVAGAHGKTTSTGMIVTALLEAGRDPSFVNGGVIGGIGVSSAPGSEELFVVEADESDGSFLLYDTAVALITNVDADHLDHYGSHEAFDDAFVRFASAASELVVISSDDPGARRVTARIEGRVVTFGEDPAADVRISDIVTDGPVAFTITHDGVARRAALRVPGRHNAINAAGAYAVLVGLGVDPDDAIAGLAGFSGTGRRFELHAEVRGVSVYDDYAHHPTEVRAALEAARTVVGEGRIIAVHQPHLYSRTQMMAGDFARVYEELADHTIVLDVFGAREDPIPGVTGALVSERFQDASRVDYLPDWQRAADRAAEIARDGDFIVTLSCGDVYRIIPQVVGALEGTAASDEPAASPRPRE; via the coding sequence GTGATCGCACCCGACCTGACCATGGACATCCCGACCGAGCTCGGCCGCGTCCACTTCGTGGGCATCGGCGGGTCCGGCATGAGCGGCATCGCGCGCCTGTTCCTCGCCGCGGGCCACCGCGTCACGGGATCCGACTCCCGCGACTCCGACGCCGTGCAGGCGCTCCGGGAGCTCGGCGCGGAGATCCACGTCGGCCACGACGCCGCGCACGTGGGCGACGCCGAGGCGCTCGTGGTCACGGGCGCGCTCTGGCAGGACAACCCCGAGTACGTGCTCGCGAAGGAGCGGGGCCTGCCGATCCTGCACCGCTCGCAGGCGCTCGCCTGGCTCATCAGCGGCCAGCGCCTCGTCGCCGTCGCGGGCGCGCACGGGAAGACCACGTCCACCGGCATGATCGTGACCGCGCTCCTCGAGGCGGGCCGCGACCCGTCGTTCGTCAACGGCGGCGTGATCGGCGGCATCGGCGTCTCGAGCGCCCCCGGGTCCGAGGAGCTCTTCGTCGTGGAGGCCGACGAGTCCGACGGCTCGTTCCTCCTCTACGACACGGCCGTCGCGCTCATCACCAACGTCGACGCGGACCACCTCGACCACTACGGCTCGCACGAGGCCTTCGACGACGCGTTCGTCCGCTTCGCGTCGGCCGCGTCCGAGCTCGTCGTGATCTCGAGCGACGACCCCGGCGCCCGTCGCGTCACCGCGCGCATCGAGGGACGCGTCGTCACGTTCGGCGAGGACCCGGCCGCGGACGTCCGCATCTCCGACATCGTCACCGACGGTCCCGTCGCCTTCACGATCACGCACGACGGCGTCGCCCGCCGCGCCGCGCTCCGCGTCCCCGGCCGCCACAACGCGATCAACGCCGCGGGCGCCTACGCGGTGCTCGTCGGCCTCGGCGTGGATCCCGACGACGCGATCGCGGGCCTCGCCGGCTTCTCCGGCACCGGCCGCCGCTTCGAGCTGCACGCGGAGGTCCGCGGCGTGAGCGTCTACGACGACTACGCGCACCACCCGACCGAGGTGCGCGCCGCCCTCGAGGCCGCCCGCACGGTCGTGGGGGAGGGTCGGATCATCGCCGTGCACCAGCCTCACCTCTACAGCCGCACGCAGATGATGGCCGGCGACTTCGCGCGCGTCTACGAGGAGCTCGCCGACCACACCATCGTGCTCGACGTCTTCGGCGCCCGCGAGGACCCGATCCCCGGCGTGACCGGCGCCCTCGTCTCGGAGCGCTTCCAGGACGCGAGCCGCGTCGACTACCTGCCCGACTGGCAGCGGGCCGCCGACCGCGCCGCCGAGATCGCGCGCGACGGCGACTTCATCGTGACCCTGAGCTGCGGCGACGTGTACCGGATCATCCCGCAGGTCGTCGGCGCGCTCGAGGGCACCGCCGCGTCCGACGAGCCCGCCGCGTCCCCCCGGCCCCGCGAGTGA
- the murD gene encoding UDP-N-acetylmuramoyl-L-alanine--D-glutamate ligase → MTDAPLDDGRTLARPDSLHSWHDDWTGLRVAVLGLGRTGFSVADTLVELGADVLVVASDASPERLALLDVIGGRLVRPTEEEPVPAELVAFAPELVVVSPGYAPTHPLPAWATEAHIPLWGDIELAWRVRDKTGTPAEWITITGTNGKTTTTQLTAALLQEGGVRAVPCGNIGLPVLDVVRHPDGFDVLVVELSSHQLHYMREVRPYSSAFLNLADDHLEWHGSRAAYAAAKGRVYADTRVACVYNRADRATEDALRDADVQDGARAIGFGLDAPGPSDLGIVDGILCDRAFLEERLTSALELTTLDELREVGLAAPHIVQNILAAAALARSYGVSPAVVRQALLRFELDSHRIERIGERDGVAFVDDSKATNPHAASASLAAFPSVVWVVGGLLKGVELDELIRAHARRLRAAVVIGAERHEVLAAFGRHAPDVTVLEVAESDTEQVMRTAVRLAADVAREGDTVLLAPAAASMDQFTDYADRGRRFRAAVDHHLGGAADDTAPENDADPSRG, encoded by the coding sequence ATGACGGACGCTCCCCTCGACGACGGACGGACGCTCGCGCGCCCCGACTCCCTGCACAGCTGGCATGACGACTGGACCGGCCTCCGCGTCGCCGTCCTCGGCCTCGGCCGCACGGGCTTCTCGGTGGCGGACACGCTCGTCGAGCTCGGCGCCGACGTGCTCGTGGTCGCCTCCGACGCGTCGCCCGAGCGGCTGGCCCTGCTCGACGTGATCGGCGGCCGGCTCGTGCGGCCGACCGAGGAGGAGCCCGTCCCCGCGGAGCTCGTGGCCTTCGCGCCCGAGCTCGTCGTCGTGTCGCCCGGCTACGCGCCGACCCACCCGCTGCCCGCCTGGGCGACGGAAGCGCACATCCCGCTGTGGGGCGACATCGAGCTGGCCTGGCGCGTGCGCGACAAGACCGGCACGCCGGCCGAGTGGATCACCATCACCGGCACCAACGGCAAGACCACCACCACGCAGCTCACGGCCGCGCTCCTGCAGGAGGGCGGCGTGCGCGCCGTCCCGTGCGGCAACATCGGCCTGCCCGTCCTCGACGTGGTGCGCCACCCGGACGGCTTCGACGTGCTCGTCGTCGAGCTGTCCAGCCACCAGCTGCACTACATGCGCGAGGTGCGCCCGTACTCGAGCGCGTTCCTCAACCTCGCCGACGACCACCTCGAGTGGCACGGGTCGCGCGCGGCCTACGCCGCCGCCAAGGGCCGGGTCTACGCGGACACGCGCGTCGCCTGCGTCTACAACCGCGCCGACCGCGCCACCGAGGACGCGCTCCGCGACGCCGACGTGCAGGACGGCGCGCGCGCCATCGGCTTCGGCCTCGACGCCCCGGGCCCAAGCGACCTCGGCATCGTCGACGGGATCCTCTGCGACCGCGCGTTCCTCGAGGAGCGCCTCACGTCCGCGCTCGAGCTGACGACCCTCGACGAGCTGCGCGAGGTGGGGCTGGCCGCGCCCCACATCGTCCAGAACATCCTCGCGGCCGCCGCGCTCGCGCGCTCCTACGGCGTCTCGCCCGCCGTCGTGCGCCAGGCGCTCCTGCGCTTCGAGCTCGACAGCCACCGCATCGAGCGGATCGGCGAGCGGGACGGCGTCGCGTTCGTCGACGACTCCAAGGCCACCAACCCGCACGCGGCCTCCGCGTCGCTCGCGGCGTTCCCCTCGGTCGTCTGGGTCGTCGGCGGGCTGCTCAAGGGCGTCGAGCTCGACGAGCTGATCCGGGCCCACGCGCGCCGGCTCCGGGCCGCCGTGGTCATCGGGGCCGAGCGCCACGAGGTCCTCGCGGCATTCGGGCGACACGCGCCCGACGTCACCGTCCTCGAGGTGGCCGAGAGCGACACTGAACAGGTCATGCGGACCGCGGTGCGGCTCGCGGCGGACGTGGCCCGCGAGGGCGACACCGTCCTGCTGGCACCGGCAGCGGCATCCATGGACCAATTCACCGACTACGCCGACCGCGGGCGCCGATTCCGCGCCGCGGTCGACCACCACCTGGGAGGTGCGGCGGATGACACTGCCCCCGAGAACGACGCGGATCCCTCGCGCGGCTGA
- a CDS encoding Mur ligase family protein, which produces MTSPATPALRPEHPVARSLSGLVRDFALDVVGDVDDVEVTGVTLSSDDVQPGDLYVGLRGARAHGARFAAAAAESGAVAVLTDPDGLADAQASGLPVILTPDPRAALGDVAAWVHRSEENPATLYGVTGTNGKTSVVYLLDGLLRQLGVVTGLTSTAERRIGEESITSRLTTPEASELHALLARMREAEVRAVTIEVSAQALSRHRVDGLVFDVAAFINLSHDHLDDYADFEEYFEAKAAFFDPDRARRGVVSLDTEWGQRIVEGSRIPMTTIASKPGVEADWTVTVLEQTPDSTGFRLEGPDNRVLVSRVPVPGWFMAANAGLAIVMLVESGYDLDAVAHVLDRDGGIQAYIPGRAERVSGETGPLFFVDYGHTPDAFEQTLQALRPFTPGRLVMVFGADGDRDTTKRAEMGAIAARLADVVVITDYHPRYEDPASIRASLIAGARAAVPDREIHEVPDPATAIRTAVSLVGEGDTILVAGPGHEDYHEVAGRKIPFSARDDARAALRDAGWS; this is translated from the coding sequence ATGACCTCCCCTGCCACTCCCGCCCTCCGCCCCGAGCATCCCGTCGCACGGTCGCTGTCCGGCCTCGTGCGCGACTTCGCGCTCGACGTCGTCGGCGACGTGGACGACGTGGAGGTCACGGGCGTCACCCTCTCCTCGGACGACGTGCAGCCGGGCGACCTCTACGTGGGTCTGCGCGGTGCGCGTGCGCACGGCGCCCGCTTCGCCGCGGCCGCCGCGGAGAGCGGCGCGGTCGCGGTCCTCACCGACCCCGACGGCCTCGCCGACGCGCAGGCGTCCGGGCTGCCCGTGATCCTCACCCCCGACCCGCGCGCGGCCCTCGGCGACGTCGCCGCATGGGTCCACCGCTCGGAGGAGAACCCGGCGACGCTCTACGGCGTCACGGGCACCAACGGCAAGACGAGCGTGGTCTACCTGCTCGACGGCCTGCTCCGCCAGCTCGGTGTCGTCACGGGCCTCACCTCCACGGCCGAGCGCCGCATCGGCGAGGAGAGCATCACGAGCCGCCTCACCACGCCCGAGGCGAGCGAGCTGCACGCGCTCCTCGCGCGCATGCGCGAGGCCGAGGTCCGCGCGGTCACGATCGAGGTGTCGGCGCAGGCGCTGTCGCGCCACCGTGTCGACGGCCTCGTGTTCGACGTGGCGGCCTTCATCAACCTGAGCCACGACCACCTGGACGACTACGCCGACTTCGAGGAGTACTTCGAGGCCAAGGCCGCGTTCTTCGACCCCGACCGCGCGCGCCGCGGCGTCGTGTCGCTCGACACGGAGTGGGGCCAGCGCATCGTCGAGGGGTCGCGGATCCCGATGACCACGATCGCCTCGAAGCCCGGCGTCGAGGCTGACTGGACCGTCACGGTGCTCGAGCAGACGCCGGACTCCACGGGCTTCCGCCTCGAGGGCCCGGACAACCGCGTGCTCGTCTCGCGCGTGCCCGTGCCCGGCTGGTTCATGGCCGCCAACGCGGGGCTCGCCATCGTCATGCTCGTCGAGTCCGGCTACGACCTCGACGCGGTGGCGCACGTGCTCGACCGCGACGGCGGGATCCAGGCCTACATCCCCGGCCGCGCCGAGCGCGTGTCGGGCGAGACGGGTCCCCTCTTCTTCGTCGACTACGGCCACACGCCCGACGCGTTCGAGCAGACGCTGCAGGCGCTGCGCCCGTTCACGCCGGGGAGGCTCGTCATGGTCTTCGGTGCCGACGGCGACCGCGACACCACGAAGCGGGCCGAGATGGGCGCCATCGCGGCCCGGCTCGCCGACGTCGTGGTCATCACGGACTACCACCCGCGCTACGAGGACCCGGCGTCGATCCGGGCCTCGCTCATCGCGGGTGCGCGGGCCGCGGTCCCCGACCGCGAGATCCACGAGGTGCCCGACCCCGCCACCGCGATCCGCACGGCGGTGTCGCTGGTCGGCGAGGGGGACACCATCCTCGTCGCCGGACCCGGGCACGAGGACTACCACGAGGTGGCCGGGCGCAAGATCCCGTTCTCCGCCCGTGACGACGCGCGCGCGGCCCTCCGCGACGCAGGCTGGAGCTGA
- the murG gene encoding undecaprenyldiphospho-muramoylpentapeptide beta-N-acetylglucosaminyltransferase, whose product MTVYLLAGGGTAGHVNPLLAVADELRSREPEATILVLGTREGLESRLVPARGYELLTIARLPFPRRPNRAAVAFAPAFTRAVAQIRRMIAERGVDVVVGFGGYAAAPAYLAARRSGVPVVVHEANASPGLANRLGARVATAVGITFPDTVLPRAQVVGMPLRREIATLDRDAVRAAARAELGLDADRPTLLVTGGSTGARSLNRTVVQVAERITATGAQILHIVGGAQEFTDPGVERYHVVGYSDRMELAIAAADLVVSRAGAGALSELTAVGVPAVYVPYPVGNGEQAVNVRGVVAAGGGIVVADADFTPDWVLAHVLPLLSDPAALARMSDASASVGTRDGAARMADLVRDALAARPSGPVARR is encoded by the coding sequence GTGACCGTCTACCTGCTGGCCGGCGGCGGCACGGCGGGCCACGTCAACCCGCTGCTCGCGGTCGCCGACGAGCTGCGCTCGCGCGAGCCGGAGGCGACGATCCTCGTGCTCGGCACGCGCGAGGGGCTCGAGTCCCGGCTCGTCCCGGCGCGGGGCTACGAGCTGCTCACGATCGCGCGCCTGCCCTTCCCGCGTCGGCCGAACCGGGCCGCCGTGGCGTTCGCGCCGGCGTTCACGCGGGCCGTCGCGCAGATCCGCCGCATGATCGCGGAGCGCGGCGTCGACGTGGTCGTGGGCTTCGGCGGCTACGCGGCCGCGCCCGCCTACCTCGCCGCCCGCCGCTCGGGCGTCCCGGTCGTCGTGCACGAGGCGAACGCCTCGCCCGGCCTCGCGAACCGCCTGGGCGCGCGCGTGGCCACCGCGGTCGGGATCACCTTCCCCGACACCGTGCTGCCGCGCGCGCAGGTGGTCGGCATGCCGCTCCGCCGGGAGATCGCGACCCTCGACCGCGATGCCGTGCGCGCCGCCGCGCGCGCCGAGCTCGGCCTCGACGCCGACCGGCCGACGCTCCTCGTCACGGGCGGATCCACCGGAGCACGCAGCCTCAACCGCACGGTCGTGCAGGTGGCCGAGCGCATCACCGCCACCGGCGCGCAGATCCTCCACATCGTCGGCGGCGCCCAGGAGTTCACCGACCCGGGCGTCGAGCGCTACCACGTGGTCGGCTACTCCGACCGGATGGAGCTCGCCATCGCGGCGGCCGACCTCGTCGTCTCGCGCGCGGGCGCCGGTGCGCTCTCCGAGCTCACGGCCGTCGGCGTCCCCGCGGTCTACGTGCCGTACCCCGTGGGCAACGGCGAGCAGGCCGTCAACGTCCGCGGCGTGGTCGCGGCCGGCGGCGGCATCGTCGTGGCCGACGCCGACTTCACGCCCGACTGGGTGCTCGCGCACGTGCTGCCGCTCCTGTCCGACCCGGCGGCGCTCGCCCGCATGTCGGACGCGTCCGCGTCCGTCGGCACGCGCGACGGCGCCGCCCGCATGGCCGACCTCGTCCGCGACGCCCTCGCCGCCCGCCCGTCCGGGCCCGTTGCGCGGCGCTGA
- the mraY gene encoding phospho-N-acetylmuramoyl-pentapeptide-transferase: MVALLGAGAISLVFTLFLTPLFIKLFHRLQWGQFIRDDGPQSHHTKRGTATMGGIVIILASVFGYFVGHLLTWDGIRFDPVTPSGLLVVFMMVGLGFVGFLDDYLKTRKQQSLGLGGWQKIAGQVLVAAVFAVLAITLRDPVSGLTPASTAISLFRDLPLDFMALGAVIGTALFIVWICLIVASTSNGVNVADGLDGLAAGASIFSIGSYVIIGFWQFNQSCDSVSSYQNEYRCYEVASPLDLAIIAASIVGALIGFLWWNTSPAQIFMGDTGSLGLGGALAALAILSRTELLLVFIGGLFVIVAGSVILQRIYFKLTHGKRIFLMSPLHHHFELKGWAEVTVVVRFWIIAGLLVAAGVGTFYLEWITQ, from the coding sequence GTGGTAGCCCTGCTCGGCGCGGGCGCCATCTCGCTCGTCTTCACGCTCTTCCTGACGCCGCTGTTCATCAAGCTGTTCCACCGGCTGCAGTGGGGCCAGTTCATCCGCGACGACGGTCCGCAGTCGCACCACACCAAGCGCGGCACGGCCACCATGGGCGGCATCGTCATCATCCTGGCGAGCGTCTTCGGGTACTTCGTGGGGCACCTGCTCACGTGGGACGGGATCCGCTTCGACCCCGTGACCCCGTCCGGCCTGCTGGTCGTCTTCATGATGGTGGGCCTCGGCTTCGTCGGCTTCCTCGACGACTACCTGAAGACCCGCAAGCAGCAGTCGCTCGGGCTCGGCGGCTGGCAGAAGATCGCCGGCCAGGTGCTCGTCGCCGCGGTGTTCGCGGTGCTCGCCATCACGCTGCGCGACCCCGTCTCGGGCCTCACGCCCGCGTCCACGGCCATCAGCCTGTTCCGCGACCTGCCGCTCGACTTCATGGCGCTCGGCGCGGTCATCGGCACGGCGCTGTTCATCGTGTGGATCTGCCTCATCGTCGCGAGCACCTCGAACGGCGTGAACGTGGCCGACGGGCTCGACGGCCTGGCCGCGGGCGCCTCGATCTTCTCGATCGGCTCCTACGTCATCATCGGCTTCTGGCAGTTCAACCAGTCGTGCGACAGCGTCTCCAGCTACCAGAACGAGTACCGCTGCTACGAGGTGGCGAGCCCCCTCGACCTCGCGATCATCGCGGCGTCCATCGTGGGAGCGCTCATCGGCTTCCTCTGGTGGAACACCTCGCCCGCGCAGATCTTCATGGGCGACACCGGCTCGCTCGGCCTCGGCGGCGCCCTCGCGGCCCTCGCCATCCTCAGCCGCACCGAGCTCCTGCTCGTCTTCATCGGCGGCCTGTTCGTGATCGTCGCGGGCTCGGTGATCCTGCAGCGCATCTACTTCAAGCTCACGCACGGCAAGCGCATCTTCCTGATGAGCCCGCTCCACCACCACTTCGAGCTGAAGGGCTGGGCGGAGGTCACGGTCGTCGTGCGCTTCTGGATCATCGCCGGGCTGCTGGTCGCGGCCGGCGTCGGCACGTTCTACCTGGAATGGATCACGCAGTAG